The following proteins are encoded in a genomic region of Gimesia algae:
- a CDS encoding right-handed parallel beta-helix repeat-containing protein, which produces MRGTLICISTLLVLGYLIYSAENSKSQTSPASVEPAMVMTVRSFGATGDGKTDDSAALQRAVDSKIGQITFPKGVYRITKTININLDQLGPTSLSSDGTATIIMAGAGPAFRFIGTHEGTASPHTVKENVWLNQRSPMVDGLEIVGDHPEACGVEATGTMQITLTRLTIRRTLHAIHFVKRNRNVIVSNCHIYENRGAGVYYDKVSIHQSNVVGCHISYNAGGGVVVNKGDIRNLQIGTCDIEGNMGDKDSKPTANVLIDSEGAMVGEIAIVGCTIQHDHFAPGSANIRINENAYIRPHSPEHRDGNITIADNVLSDVQTNIEITSARGVTVTGNTMWKGYTHNIRIHDCHNILISNNVLDRSPRYHYADGATAQVGMLLTDCDGISLNGNLINGTGDETPALEIRDSRRMNITACTILDYSTIGLLLKNVSDSRVSDCLIRTDLPDSEDAQAVQIIGGKDNQIVNNLYKK; this is translated from the coding sequence ATGCGTGGAACTCTGATCTGTATTTCAACACTGCTGGTCCTGGGTTATCTGATTTATTCTGCCGAGAACAGTAAATCGCAAACCAGCCCTGCGTCTGTCGAACCGGCCATGGTAATGACTGTCAGATCTTTTGGCGCGACAGGAGACGGAAAAACGGACGATTCAGCCGCACTCCAACGTGCCGTCGATTCCAAAATCGGTCAGATCACTTTTCCCAAAGGAGTCTACCGGATCACGAAAACCATTAATATCAATCTGGATCAACTGGGCCCGACCTCTCTCAGTTCCGATGGTACGGCCACTATCATCATGGCAGGTGCAGGCCCTGCGTTTCGTTTCATTGGCACACATGAAGGGACTGCCAGTCCACATACAGTCAAAGAAAATGTCTGGCTGAATCAGCGTTCGCCTATGGTGGATGGCCTGGAAATTGTCGGCGATCATCCGGAAGCCTGTGGAGTTGAAGCGACCGGCACGATGCAGATCACTCTTACGCGACTGACCATCCGCCGCACTCTGCACGCAATTCATTTTGTAAAACGCAACCGGAATGTGATTGTTTCCAATTGTCATATTTATGAAAACCGGGGAGCTGGCGTGTATTACGATAAAGTCAGTATTCATCAGTCGAATGTCGTGGGATGTCACATTTCCTATAACGCGGGTGGCGGAGTGGTTGTTAACAAGGGAGATATTCGCAATCTTCAGATTGGCACCTGTGATATCGAAGGAAACATGGGTGACAAAGATTCGAAACCGACGGCGAATGTGCTGATCGATTCCGAAGGAGCGATGGTGGGCGAGATTGCCATCGTGGGTTGCACGATTCAACATGATCATTTCGCCCCGGGCTCTGCTAATATTCGTATTAATGAAAACGCGTACATCCGCCCGCACTCTCCCGAACACCGTGACGGGAATATCACGATCGCCGATAACGTACTATCCGACGTGCAGACCAACATTGAAATTACCAGCGCGCGCGGCGTTACGGTTACCGGGAATACCATGTGGAAAGGTTACACCCATAACATCCGCATACACGACTGCCATAATATTCTGATCTCCAATAACGTACTCGATCGCAGCCCCCGCTATCATTACGCTGACGGCGCTACGGCCCAGGTAGGTATGCTGTTAACCGACTGCGATGGCATCTCTTTAAACGGTAACCTGATTAATGGCACGGGTGATGAAACACCGGCGCTGGAAATTCGTGATTCCCGGCGGATGAATATCACCGCTTGTACGATTCTCGATTATTCCACTATTGGACTCTTGTTGAAAAACGTGTCCGACAGCCGCGTTTCCGATTGCCTGATTCGCACCGATTTGCCGGACAGTGAGGACGCTCAAGCCGTCCAGATCATCGGCGGCAAGGATAATCAAATCGTGAACAACCTTTATAAAAAGTAA
- a CDS encoding golvesin C-terminal-like domain-containing protein, producing MRATPATVLLFLMLMRIFTVHAAEPKLKPHPDAVANTHAPGKVDKPELVPFIVVDPAKLKGIVVDETQAKLIGVWQYSTHTPPYVGLGYLHDQKKGKGEKAVIFTPDLPKPGRYEVRLSHCYNIRRSTNTPVTIHHADGDKTIRINQQQIPAHNKLFRSLGTFRFDKGKAGWVKISTDGTEGKYVIADAVQFLFVGE from the coding sequence ATGAGAGCGACTCCAGCAACGGTACTACTGTTCTTAATGTTGATGAGAATATTTACCGTTCATGCAGCAGAGCCAAAACTGAAACCCCACCCCGACGCGGTCGCCAACACCCACGCCCCCGGCAAAGTCGATAAGCCCGAACTGGTTCCCTTCATCGTGGTCGACCCCGCGAAGTTGAAAGGTATCGTCGTCGATGAAACCCAGGCAAAGCTGATCGGCGTCTGGCAGTATTCGACGCACACGCCCCCCTATGTCGGTCTCGGCTACCTGCACGATCAGAAAAAAGGGAAGGGGGAGAAAGCGGTTATCTTCACTCCCGATCTGCCAAAGCCCGGCCGCTACGAAGTCCGGCTCTCGCACTGTTACAATATCCGCAGATCGACCAACACCCCGGTGACCATTCACCACGCCGACGGTGATAAAACAATCCGCATTAACCAGCAGCAGATCCCCGCACACAACAAACTGTTCCGCAGTCTGGGCACCTTTCGCTTCGACAAAGGGAAAGCAGGCTGGGTGAAAATTTCCACCGACGGCACCGAGGGAAAATACGTGATTGCCGACGCCGTGCAGTTTCTGTTCGTCGGCGAATGA
- a CDS encoding Gfo/Idh/MocA family protein has translation MSNLSRRNFLKKSVYGGLFMGLSAKSYRSTFAAVPPSERVRVGMIGVGNQGGPRNNMKYFLNNIEALCDLDQNYLAEADSYLKKNANKSAMLTDDYRRLLDSKDLDAVVVTVPDQWHAKMTVEACRAGKDVYCEKPLTLVVDEGPLMIDEARKHKRVVQTGTMQRSGKEFILATQLVQSGLLGKIHTVNVTLPGPNWIARAGKPVPDSAPPQGFDFDRWLGPAPERPYNKNRVHYLFRFFWDYSGGQQTNFGAHHLDIAQWGLGMDESGPVSAEGSATFNPDGWYETPDSTNIKYTYDNGVVLNCRQVPGIASKKQGTEFVGEKGSLFVYRGGIIANPPELLKSVEVPKIVNRDANIAHVDNFIECIKTRKKPVADISIGHRSATVCHLGNIAVRTGKKIQWNPQQQTIVGDADAAKWLSKEYRKPYELA, from the coding sequence ATGTCCAATCTGTCACGCCGCAACTTTCTGAAAAAATCTGTCTATGGCGGGCTGTTCATGGGGCTGAGTGCCAAAAGCTATCGCTCCACTTTTGCTGCAGTCCCTCCCAGCGAACGCGTGCGGGTCGGCATGATTGGTGTCGGCAACCAGGGGGGACCGCGAAATAACATGAAGTACTTCCTCAATAATATTGAAGCACTTTGTGACTTGGATCAGAATTACCTGGCGGAAGCAGATTCCTATCTCAAGAAAAATGCCAACAAGTCGGCAATGTTGACCGACGACTATCGCAGACTACTCGATTCCAAAGACCTCGATGCCGTCGTTGTGACAGTCCCCGATCAATGGCACGCCAAGATGACCGTCGAAGCCTGCCGTGCCGGCAAAGATGTCTATTGTGAAAAACCGCTGACACTCGTCGTGGATGAAGGCCCCCTCATGATTGATGAGGCACGGAAACACAAGCGGGTCGTCCAGACAGGCACCATGCAGCGTAGTGGAAAGGAATTCATCCTGGCAACGCAACTGGTCCAGTCCGGTCTGCTCGGCAAGATCCATACCGTGAACGTGACGCTGCCCGGGCCCAACTGGATCGCACGCGCCGGCAAACCGGTTCCCGACAGTGCACCTCCCCAGGGCTTCGACTTTGACCGCTGGCTCGGACCGGCACCAGAACGACCCTACAACAAAAATCGCGTGCACTACCTGTTCCGTTTCTTCTGGGATTACAGCGGCGGTCAGCAGACTAACTTTGGTGCCCACCATCTGGACATCGCACAATGGGGACTCGGCATGGACGAAAGCGGCCCTGTCAGCGCGGAAGGTTCGGCGACCTTTAATCCCGATGGCTGGTACGAAACACCCGACTCAACCAATATTAAATACACGTATGACAACGGCGTCGTGCTGAATTGTCGACAGGTTCCCGGCATCGCGAGTAAAAAACAGGGAACGGAGTTCGTCGGTGAAAAGGGCAGCCTGTTCGTCTATCGCGGTGGCATCATCGCTAATCCGCCTGAGCTGTTGAAATCAGTCGAAGTACCCAAGATTGTGAACCGTGATGCGAACATCGCGCACGTCGACAATTTCATTGAGTGTATCAAGACCCGCAAGAAACCGGTTGCCGACATCAGCATCGGACACCGCTCCGCAACGGTTTGCCACCTCGGTAATATTGCCGTGCGGACGGGTAAGAAAATTCAATGGAATCCGCAACAGCAAACCATCGTCGGTGATGCGGATGCCGCCAAATGGCTCTCCAAAGAATATCGCAAACCTTACGAACTGGCGTAA
- a CDS encoding polyprenyl synthetase family protein gives MSIAPLDQESSEDKIVPGSSKAEVHSSDNKKPVKRKRQSTSHLKAVPETSALREEMKAEAEKFVETLDCSNPFNKTTLEAWSRELLEQLDQPEKFLGFMMVLIGNFFWKRQFLAIPFERRLLLLPHCLKHAEGCPAEYDEFGLDCEKCGACSIADYKVRAEQLGYKVLVAEGSPVVLKIIVGGYVDGILGVACLNVLEKSIDKVLIAGVPSYAVPLHSGDCKNTKMDEPWIWEVLEEYRPLEQPLTRSYLPTMRAANALFEDNFDQVLPPLRTKSEAAARTPLGKTEAISYDWLKHGGKRFRPFITLAAYDALIKAQQSDEAAETTYPLGVQKAAMAIEVFHKASLIHDDIEDDDQYRYGRETLHRQHGTGMAINIGDYLIGVGYRLLNEARADIGAEAASDLIEKMSAAHIKLCEGQGAEMAWQESETFELAPLDALQIYALKTSPAFEAALYAGIRMTGSVGKYEALISSFSRHIGVGFQILNDLKDWQGDDDNKLISGQDALAMRPTLLLALALQTADDQQKADLKDIILQGHPSDGARIGRLRQIYQDCDVFNKAEALVDKSRARAEELAESVENEDFKQLLMFFCDTVLAEETPEAKPEPQVLMPTA, from the coding sequence GTGTCCATTGCACCTTTAGACCAGGAAAGTTCTGAAGATAAAATTGTACCCGGCTCAAGCAAAGCTGAAGTACACTCTTCCGATAACAAAAAACCGGTCAAAAGAAAACGCCAGAGTACCAGCCATCTGAAAGCGGTACCGGAAACCTCTGCGCTGCGCGAAGAAATGAAAGCCGAAGCGGAAAAGTTCGTCGAGACGCTCGACTGTTCTAATCCCTTCAACAAAACAACGCTGGAAGCCTGGTCCCGCGAATTGCTGGAACAGCTGGATCAGCCCGAAAAGTTTCTGGGCTTCATGATGGTCCTGATTGGAAACTTTTTCTGGAAACGACAGTTCCTGGCGATTCCTTTCGAACGCCGCCTCCTGCTGTTGCCTCACTGCCTGAAGCACGCCGAAGGTTGTCCCGCAGAATACGATGAGTTCGGCCTCGATTGTGAAAAGTGCGGCGCGTGTTCGATCGCCGACTACAAAGTCAGAGCCGAACAGCTGGGATACAAAGTACTCGTTGCAGAAGGCTCACCCGTCGTCCTCAAGATCATCGTCGGCGGTTACGTGGATGGCATTCTGGGTGTCGCCTGTCTGAACGTCCTGGAAAAATCAATCGATAAAGTCCTCATCGCCGGTGTTCCGTCCTACGCGGTTCCCCTGCATTCCGGCGACTGTAAAAACACGAAAATGGATGAACCCTGGATCTGGGAAGTCCTGGAAGAATATCGTCCTCTGGAACAGCCGCTGACCCGCAGCTATCTGCCTACCATGCGTGCCGCCAATGCGCTGTTTGAAGATAACTTCGATCAGGTTCTGCCTCCGCTGCGTACCAAATCCGAAGCCGCGGCTCGAACTCCACTGGGTAAGACCGAAGCGATTTCCTACGATTGGCTCAAGCATGGCGGAAAACGGTTCCGTCCCTTTATCACGCTGGCCGCTTACGATGCGCTCATCAAAGCACAGCAGTCTGATGAAGCAGCAGAGACCACCTATCCACTGGGCGTGCAGAAAGCTGCCATGGCCATTGAAGTCTTCCACAAGGCTTCACTGATTCACGATGACATCGAAGACGATGACCAGTACCGTTACGGTCGCGAAACCCTGCATCGTCAGCATGGCACGGGCATGGCCATCAATATCGGCGACTACCTGATTGGTGTGGGCTATCGGCTGCTGAATGAGGCCCGGGCCGATATCGGAGCCGAAGCCGCCTCCGACCTGATCGAAAAGATGTCTGCCGCCCATATCAAACTTTGCGAAGGGCAGGGAGCCGAAATGGCCTGGCAGGAGAGCGAGACCTTCGAGCTGGCACCGCTCGACGCGTTGCAGATCTACGCTCTCAAAACATCACCGGCTTTCGAAGCCGCCCTCTATGCCGGCATTCGTATGACTGGTTCTGTCGGCAAGTATGAAGCGTTGATCTCATCTTTCTCTCGGCATATTGGCGTCGGTTTTCAGATTCTGAATGACCTCAAAGACTGGCAGGGAGATGACGATAACAAGCTGATCTCCGGACAGGATGCACTGGCGATGCGACCGACGCTGCTGTTGGCGCTGGCACTCCAGACCGCCGACGATCAGCAGAAGGCCGATCTCAAAGATATTATTCTGCAGGGACATCCCAGCGATGGGGCACGCATCGGTCGCCTGCGTCAGATCTATCAGGACTGCGATGTCTTTAACAAAGCCGAAGCCCTGGTCGATAAATCACGGGCCCGGGCCGAGGAACTGGCGGAAAGCGTCGAGAACGAAGACTTCAAACAACTGCTGATGTTCTTCTGCGATACCGTGCTGGCTGAAGAAACTCCCGAAGCCAAACCGGAACCCCAGGTGCTGATGCCAACTGCCTGA
- a CDS encoding DUF6268 family outer membrane beta-barrel protein produces MLRLFLICSLLGDVFSIQQRLYAQSETQAHTDSSAEPGTILAGFLPIDRSLRVEDGLPLNRVIPPSDDPMDELFDPGDKETPSPERPLDLKSLMRPRFDSSAEWEPEVGGVAISSYDLSMKIPVYPIFGPPPPFINFGYSFTQIDAPAALDLPQSLNEFSLGMSWMRPINEKWMARYMLNGAFASDMDNTGSTAWQVRGGMFAMYRPNETWNFAFGALATGQNDVPVLPVLGAIWQPRPSLKVDLMLPNPRISLLVSESESRQHWAYVGGGFSGGTWAYRRANGLGERLNYREFRFVFGWESTPPKKPGSFGSSGTRLNAEIGYVFGRKFEFDNGVPDIKIDNTLLLRSGISF; encoded by the coding sequence TTGCTACGCCTTTTTTTAATCTGCTCTCTTCTCGGAGACGTCTTCAGTATCCAGCAGAGACTATACGCGCAGTCTGAAACACAGGCACACACAGACTCTTCAGCAGAGCCGGGAACTATTCTGGCTGGATTTCTGCCGATCGATCGCAGCTTACGGGTAGAAGATGGTCTTCCTCTGAATCGTGTGATTCCTCCTTCGGACGACCCTATGGATGAACTCTTTGATCCTGGGGACAAGGAAACACCCTCTCCAGAGCGACCACTAGATTTAAAATCTCTCATGCGGCCGCGGTTTGACAGTTCAGCCGAATGGGAACCTGAGGTCGGCGGAGTCGCAATCAGTTCCTATGACTTATCGATGAAGATACCCGTCTACCCGATTTTCGGACCTCCGCCTCCGTTCATCAATTTCGGCTATTCGTTCACTCAGATCGACGCTCCCGCTGCATTGGATTTGCCACAGAGTCTGAATGAATTTTCGTTGGGGATGTCCTGGATGCGCCCGATCAATGAAAAATGGATGGCCCGTTATATGCTGAATGGGGCCTTCGCATCGGATATGGATAATACCGGCAGTACCGCCTGGCAGGTACGAGGCGGCATGTTTGCCATGTATCGTCCCAATGAGACCTGGAATTTCGCGTTTGGGGCACTCGCCACCGGTCAGAATGACGTTCCAGTTCTGCCGGTTCTGGGAGCGATCTGGCAGCCGCGACCTTCGCTCAAAGTCGATTTGATGCTACCCAATCCCAGGATCTCTCTGCTCGTATCCGAGTCTGAGTCGCGTCAGCACTGGGCCTATGTAGGCGGCGGATTCTCGGGAGGCACATGGGCCTACCGCCGTGCCAATGGACTGGGAGAGCGTCTCAACTATCGCGAGTTTCGCTTTGTATTTGGATGGGAATCCACTCCCCCTAAAAAGCCGGGAAGCTTTGGTTCCAGTGGCACGAGGCTCAACGCAGAGATTGGTTACGTATTCGGCCGAAAGTTTGAATTTGATAACGGCGTGCCTGACATTAAGATTGATAACACACTTTTGCTTCGCTCGGGAATCAGCTTCTAA
- a CDS encoding glycine cleavage system protein H: MPDDLVFMMGNFEARIPQDRVYSKSHLWFQQTADHWRVGFTAYSVRLLQDVYFLDWFIDPFTNVQEKQKIGEIESSKALSDLYVPAGGRILEFNEELLNDPSAINQADNYDKGWLFEMEADAQWLTPAEYLQVLDDGWEQTQRIIKGQLN; encoded by the coding sequence ATGCCTGACGATCTTGTCTTTATGATGGGGAATTTCGAAGCCCGAATTCCTCAGGACCGTGTTTATAGTAAATCACACCTGTGGTTTCAGCAGACTGCTGACCACTGGCGCGTGGGGTTTACTGCCTACTCGGTTCGGTTACTGCAGGATGTCTATTTTCTGGACTGGTTTATCGATCCATTTACGAATGTACAGGAGAAGCAGAAGATTGGTGAGATCGAAAGTTCGAAAGCACTGTCTGATCTCTATGTTCCCGCCGGCGGCAGGATTCTGGAATTTAATGAGGAATTATTAAATGATCCCTCTGCCATCAATCAGGCGGATAACTACGATAAAGGCTGGTTGTTTGAAATGGAAGCTGATGCACAATGGTTGACGCCTGCTGAATATCTGCAAGTATTAGATGACGGCTGGGAACAGACCCAGCGCATTATTAAGGGACAACTCAACTAA
- a CDS encoding SAM-dependent methyltransferase, which produces MWDEKYSAAHYVYGEEPNTFLQEHVDCLPKGKVLCLAEGEGRNAVFLARQGYQVTAVDASEVGLQKARRLAEKYQTSIETIHADLATFDLGEKQWDGIVSIFCHVPQKIRKRIHGKIAASLKSGGVFLLEAYTPRQLKHGTGGPPDIESMMSKALLLEEVSGLAFSHLEELEREIIEGSNHTGVGAIVQAIGKIQES; this is translated from the coding sequence ATGTGGGATGAAAAATACAGCGCCGCGCATTATGTGTATGGCGAAGAACCTAATACCTTTTTGCAGGAACATGTTGACTGCTTACCGAAAGGTAAAGTCCTGTGTCTCGCCGAAGGAGAAGGCAGAAATGCAGTCTTCCTGGCCCGGCAGGGATACCAGGTGACTGCCGTTGACGCCTCGGAAGTCGGGTTGCAGAAGGCACGACGGCTGGCTGAGAAATATCAGACCTCAATCGAAACCATCCATGCCGATCTGGCAACCTTTGATCTCGGCGAGAAACAGTGGGATGGCATTGTCTCTATTTTTTGTCATGTTCCCCAAAAGATTCGAAAAAGAATACACGGCAAAATTGCCGCGAGTCTTAAATCCGGTGGTGTTTTTCTGCTGGAAGCCTACACGCCCCGGCAGTTAAAGCATGGCACGGGCGGGCCTCCCGATATAGAATCGATGATGTCTAAAGCACTACTGCTCGAAGAGGTCTCCGGACTGGCTTTCAGTCATTTGGAAGAACTGGAACGCGAAATCATCGAAGGTTCCAATCATACCGGCGTCGGGGCCATCGTCCAGGCCATTGGGAAGATACAGGAATCATGA
- a CDS encoding ATP-binding protein: MADKKLTVVISQAQGKNPAKRELEESLAAALLMEPDVEVSLVPHLYDLTADHTGTLFLQALRGDLVFLSWLYPRANHWILDRLGVRGTEGLVLLKEEVDEDEEEAQKEKAPPFENPERQKSIPDRKIYSIDLRVSSSPDDYLNEIKRLTSEAQVQTFQLMDMIQQSPRPAQIEKYLKPLDILQGQKNNTKVEETPQLEPTKRRWYPVIDYGLCTNCMECIDFCLFGVYGVDQGGQILVEEQDSCKKGCPACSRVCPENAIIFPGHKTPGIAGADGEVAGLKIDLSKLFGAPDALEMAARERDVELVAEGRNAVGMSVGIPQRTKISQETSDELDDLIDSLDALDL, from the coding sequence ATGGCTGATAAAAAATTGACAGTGGTGATCTCGCAGGCTCAGGGGAAAAATCCCGCCAAACGTGAGCTGGAAGAATCGCTGGCAGCGGCGCTCCTGATGGAACCTGATGTCGAAGTTTCTCTGGTTCCCCATCTCTACGATCTCACTGCCGATCATACCGGAACACTGTTTCTGCAGGCGTTGCGCGGTGATTTAGTATTTCTCTCCTGGCTCTATCCCCGTGCGAATCACTGGATCCTGGATCGGCTGGGAGTCCGTGGCACGGAAGGCCTTGTCCTGCTCAAAGAGGAAGTCGATGAAGACGAAGAGGAAGCACAGAAGGAAAAGGCGCCCCCCTTCGAAAATCCTGAGCGACAGAAGAGTATTCCCGATCGCAAAATTTATTCCATCGACTTGCGCGTCAGTTCCAGTCCCGATGATTACCTGAATGAAATCAAACGCCTTACGAGTGAGGCACAGGTTCAGACCTTCCAGCTGATGGATATGATTCAGCAGAGCCCGCGACCTGCCCAGATTGAGAAATATCTCAAACCACTGGATATCCTTCAGGGACAGAAAAACAACACCAAAGTAGAAGAAACACCACAGTTGGAGCCCACCAAACGTCGCTGGTACCCGGTTATCGATTATGGCTTGTGTACCAACTGCATGGAGTGTATCGACTTCTGTCTGTTTGGTGTGTATGGCGTTGATCAGGGCGGTCAGATTCTGGTGGAAGAACAGGATAGCTGCAAGAAAGGCTGCCCGGCCTGCAGCCGTGTCTGTCCCGAAAACGCAATAATCTTTCCCGGTCACAAAACCCCGGGTATTGCCGGTGCAGATGGTGAAGTCGCCGGTCTCAAAATTGATCTTTCCAAACTTTTTGGTGCCCCCGACGCGCTCGAGATGGCTGCCAGAGAAAGAGATGTTGAACTCGTCGCCGAAGGTCGCAATGCCGTCGGTATGTCAGTCGGCATTCCCCAACGCACAAAGATATCGCAAGAGACCAGTGATGAGCTGGACGATCTGATCGATAGTCTTGATGCCCTCGATTTATAA
- a CDS encoding prenyltransferase/squalene oxidase repeat-containing protein — MTETIPCQRVQAAYQRSRAELLSFRNKAGHWTGELSTSALSTATAIMALEMIRRKRPADDVSLNTYIDNGIRWLAEHQNEDGGWGDTVKSFSNISTSMLCHAVFHATKNTEKYVAHVVNARQYIDRVGGVEAVVARYGKDKTFSVPILTHCALAGLVKWKTIPALPFELACLPARFYKTVRLPVVSYALPALIAIGQVRHHFRKPRNPITRLIRNLSVKRSLKKLISIQPTNGGFLEAAPLTSFVTMSLAGMGLTDHPVVQKGLQFLLDSVRPDGSWPIDTNLATWTTTLSVNAIEGTLSEFEKAPIREWLLQQQYKELHPYTSAEPGGWAWTDLPGGVPDGDDTPGALLALLNLQPEEPDAQQAGDLQTALRNGVRWLLDLQNSNGGWPTFCRGWGALPFDQSAADISAHVIRALQAWLKTDPHSEETDLRLRVERAVRRCFQYLATVQRNDGSWLPLWFGNQHVENDENPVYGTARVLAAYAKGTERESNQAEQGILFLKSVQNLDGGWGGATGAPSSVEETALAVDTLLMVGLELEDPVVAQGLNWLLERVESGTYTETTPIGFYFAKLWYFEQLYPIVFTVSALHRVEAVLKKSADGNLRLSLEDEDYPIMSAKEK; from the coding sequence ATGACTGAGACAATCCCCTGCCAGCGAGTTCAGGCAGCGTACCAGCGGTCACGTGCGGAATTATTGTCTTTTCGTAACAAGGCCGGCCACTGGACAGGGGAACTTTCCACGTCGGCACTTTCCACTGCGACCGCCATCATGGCGCTTGAGATGATCCGCCGGAAAAGACCTGCCGACGATGTTTCTCTCAATACCTATATTGATAACGGTATCCGCTGGCTGGCTGAGCATCAGAACGAGGATGGCGGCTGGGGAGACACTGTCAAAAGCTTCAGTAATATTTCTACTTCGATGCTCTGTCATGCTGTCTTCCACGCGACAAAAAATACAGAAAAGTACGTCGCGCATGTCGTTAACGCCCGACAGTACATCGACCGCGTGGGGGGAGTGGAAGCGGTCGTCGCGCGCTACGGAAAAGACAAAACCTTCTCGGTTCCGATTCTGACCCATTGCGCCCTGGCCGGGCTCGTCAAATGGAAGACGATCCCCGCACTTCCCTTCGAACTTGCCTGTCTGCCGGCACGATTCTATAAAACGGTGCGCCTGCCTGTTGTCAGCTATGCATTACCCGCGCTGATCGCCATTGGACAGGTCAGACACCACTTTCGCAAACCACGTAACCCGATCACGAGGCTCATTCGAAATCTCTCAGTCAAACGCAGCCTGAAAAAACTGATTTCCATCCAACCCACAAACGGCGGATTTCTGGAAGCAGCACCGCTGACCAGTTTTGTCACCATGAGTCTGGCAGGCATGGGGTTGACCGATCACCCCGTCGTGCAGAAAGGACTGCAGTTTCTGCTCGACTCGGTCAGACCCGACGGGAGCTGGCCCATTGATACCAACCTCGCCACCTGGACGACGACGCTATCAGTGAATGCCATTGAGGGAACACTCTCGGAATTTGAGAAAGCACCCATTCGCGAGTGGCTGCTGCAGCAGCAGTACAAAGAATTGCATCCCTACACTTCTGCAGAGCCTGGAGGCTGGGCATGGACCGATTTGCCTGGTGGCGTACCTGATGGCGACGACACCCCTGGTGCACTCCTGGCGTTATTAAATCTTCAACCGGAAGAACCCGATGCACAACAGGCTGGCGATTTGCAAACGGCACTTCGAAACGGTGTTCGCTGGCTGCTCGACCTGCAGAACAGTAATGGGGGCTGGCCGACATTCTGTCGAGGCTGGGGCGCACTCCCCTTTGATCAGAGTGCCGCTGATATTTCGGCACATGTAATTCGCGCATTGCAGGCCTGGTTGAAGACAGATCCTCACTCAGAAGAAACCGATTTACGACTTCGAGTAGAGCGCGCTGTCAGACGCTGCTTTCAGTATCTGGCGACGGTCCAACGCAATGACGGTTCCTGGCTGCCACTCTGGTTCGGAAATCAGCACGTCGAGAATGATGAAAATCCGGTTTACGGAACGGCGCGGGTTCTGGCCGCCTATGCCAAAGGAACAGAACGTGAGTCTAATCAGGCAGAGCAGGGAATCCTGTTTCTGAAATCCGTCCAGAATCTCGATGGCGGTTGGGGCGGCGCAACCGGTGCCCCTTCCAGCGTGGAAGAGACGGCACTTGCCGTGGATACTCTGCTGATGGTGGGGCTGGAACTTGAGGACCCCGTAGTCGCCCAGGGGCTCAACTGGCTGCTGGAGCGGGTTGAGTCAGGCACCTATACAGAAACAACGCCGATCGGCTTTTACTTTGCCAAACTCTGGTATTTCGAACAACTTTATCCAATTGTCTTCACTGTTTCAGCCCTGCACCGTGTGGAAGCCGTTTTGAAAAAATCTGCGGATGGCAATTTAAGATTGTCGCTTGAAGACGAAGATTACCCTATAATGAGCGCTAAGGAAAAGTAG
- the tadA gene encoding tRNA adenosine(34) deaminase TadA — MIDRPDDSEISPGDRDLLQLHTRWMRFAFDEARAAFEEDEVPVGAVIVYQDRIIAAAHNQREMLSDPTAHAEMIAITQAAESLGSWRLADCILYVTLEPCPMCAGAIIQSRIPLVIYGTRDEKAGACHSLFQITNDARLNHQSTVISGVMQEECRAILQEFFRRKRAEGKK, encoded by the coding sequence ATGATTGACCGACCTGATGATTCCGAAATCTCGCCCGGCGACCGTGACCTGTTACAGTTACATACGCGCTGGATGCGGTTTGCCTTTGATGAAGCGCGCGCCGCATTTGAAGAAGATGAAGTCCCTGTCGGCGCCGTCATTGTTTACCAGGATCGCATCATCGCTGCTGCACACAATCAGCGCGAAATGTTGAGCGATCCCACCGCGCATGCGGAAATGATTGCAATCACGCAGGCTGCAGAATCACTGGGGAGCTGGCGTCTTGCTGACTGCATTTTATATGTGACTCTTGAGCCCTGTCCCATGTGCGCGGGTGCAATTATTCAATCACGGATTCCGCTGGTGATTTATGGTACCCGAGATGAAAAAGCAGGCGCCTGCCACTCCCTGTTTCAGATTACCAACGATGCCCGGTTGAATCATCAGAGTACGGTCATCAGTGGTGTCATGCAGGAAGAGTGTCGCGCCATTCTTCAGGAATTCTTTCGTCGTAAACGCGCAGAAGGA